In Mixophyes fleayi isolate aMixFle1 chromosome 4, aMixFle1.hap1, whole genome shotgun sequence, the following proteins share a genomic window:
- the LOC142150490 gene encoding olfactory receptor 5P50-like, whose translation MCEDNQTEVTVFLLLGFQGLYKYKILLFIVFLVSYIVVLNGNLVLIVLVSTSDHLKIPMFIFLKHLAVTDVLITTTIIPMMLDIILRDEKEVSVTGCFIQFYMSGLFGTLQSFLIVIMSYDRYLAICNPMRYNSIMVPHVCLKMIVGSWLIDFIASSEIIIIFQLHFCGLNYIDHYFCDLGPVVELSSSDTSILLLVDFVITILNGVIPFFLIIITYIIIFFTILNISSNSGRKKAFSTCSSHLATVCAYYGTVMTVYLVPSDESSFNTNKFKSLLYFVVTPMMNPIIYSLRNHEIRRTLQKIIANIQIQLKTK comes from the coding sequence ATGTGTGAGGACAATCAGACTGAAGTCACAGTGTTTTTACTTCTTGGATTTCAAGGtctatataaatacaaaattctACTCTTCATTGTCTTCCTGGTGTCCTACATTGTGGTGCTAAATGGAAACCTTGTCCTTATTGTTTTAGTGTCGACAAGTGATCATCTCAAAATTCCAATGTTCATCTTCCTTAAACATCTAGCAGTAACCGATGTCCTAATAACTACCACTATTATACCAATGATGTTAGATATCATATTAAGGGATGAAAAAGAAGTATCTGTCACTGGCTGCTTTATCCAGTTTTACATGTCTGGACTTTTTGGAACTTTGCAAAGTTTTCTTATTGTTATAATGTCTTATGATCGATATTTGGCCATTTGCAATCCGATGCGTTACAATTCAATAATGGTGCCCCACGTCTGCCTCAAAATGATTGTCGGGTCTTGGTTAATTGACTTTATTGcatcaagtgaaataattataattttCCAGTTGCACTTTTGTGGTCTCAATTACATTGACCATTACTTCTGTGACCTTGGCCCAGTAGTAGAATTGTCTTCTTCAGACACTTCCATCTTATTATTGGTTGATTTTGTCATAACTATTTTAAATGGTGTCATTCCTTTTTTCTTAATCATCATAACCTACATCATCATTTTCTTCACCATACTTAACATTTCATCCAACAGTGGAagaaaaaaagccttctccacaTGCAGCTCCCACCTTGCCACTGTATGTGCATATTATGGAACTGTGATGACAGTTTACCTGGTGCCATCTGACGAGAGCTCATTTAACACAAACAAATTTAAGTCTCTATTGTACTTTGTGGTGACTCCTATGATGAATCCCATTATCTACAGCCTCAGGAACCATGAGATCAGACGAACTCTtcaaaaaataattgcaaatattcaaatacaattaaagacaaaataa